The following are from one region of the Amycolatopsis sp. QT-25 genome:
- a CDS encoding DM13 domain-containing protein: MKRKRVLAVLAVGLVVAAAAGLYWFQPWKLWVNDTVQEALPGAAQSSAQVSDQSAKSSGSATSAPKEPTVVATGALISHEHTTSGDVRILRAADGSLVLRLENLDTSNGPDLRVWLTDAPVVPGKDGWFVFDDGAYVSAGKLKGNKGSQNYTLPAGTDLARYSSVTIWCERFSVSFGAAALTKA, translated from the coding sequence ATGAAACGCAAGCGGGTGCTCGCCGTACTGGCGGTCGGACTGGTGGTGGCGGCCGCCGCGGGCCTCTACTGGTTTCAGCCGTGGAAGCTCTGGGTGAACGACACGGTCCAGGAGGCTCTGCCCGGCGCGGCCCAGTCGTCGGCCCAGGTGTCCGATCAGTCGGCGAAGAGTTCCGGAAGTGCCACGTCCGCCCCGAAAGAGCCCACGGTCGTGGCCACCGGCGCACTGATCAGCCACGAGCACACGACCAGCGGCGACGTCCGGATCCTGCGCGCGGCCGACGGATCCCTGGTGTTGCGCCTGGAAAACCTCGACACGAGCAACGGACCGGACCTGCGGGTCTGGCTCACCGACGCGCCGGTCGTCCCCGGCAAGGACGGCTGGTTCGTGTTCGACGACGGCGCGTACGTGAGTGCCGGGAAGCTCAAGGGCAACAAGGGAAGCCAGAACTACACACTGCCCGCCGGCACCGATCTCGCACGCTACTCCAGTGTGACCATCTGGTGCGAACGGTTCAGCGTTTCCTTCGGCGCCGCCGCGCTGACCAAGGCTTGA
- a CDS encoding RpiB/LacA/LacB family sugar-phosphate isomerase has product MRIAFAADDSNATTDAVQAYLAEAGHEVLRPATSEVWPELGAAVGRAVVAGEAEFGVVLCWTGTGTAIAANKVPGVRAALAWDTWIAAGARKWNDANVLAMSLKRLAPDVAVEITEVFLSGVLPDPDESANIARLGEMDEFRR; this is encoded by the coding sequence ATGAGGATCGCCTTCGCCGCCGACGACAGCAACGCCACCACGGACGCCGTCCAGGCGTATCTCGCCGAGGCGGGTCACGAGGTGCTCCGCCCGGCGACGTCGGAGGTCTGGCCGGAACTCGGCGCGGCGGTGGGCAGGGCGGTCGTGGCGGGCGAGGCCGAGTTCGGCGTGGTGCTGTGCTGGACCGGGACGGGTACGGCCATCGCGGCCAACAAGGTCCCCGGGGTCCGCGCGGCACTGGCCTGGGACACCTGGATCGCCGCGGGCGCGCGCAAATGGAACGACGCCAACGTGCTGGCGATGAGCCTCAAGCGGCTGGCACCCGACGTGGCCGTCGAGATCACCGAGGTGTTCCTTTCCGGCGTCCTGCCCGACCCCGACGAATCCGCGAATATCGCCAGGCTCGGCGAAATGGACGAATTCCGTCGCTGA
- a CDS encoding glycosyl hydrolase family 18 protein, whose amino-acid sequence MSRKRWHLVGLFTAVAALAVGLVTVPANAAGGVGATLTKGSDWGAGWEGKYTITNNSGSGLTNWTLEFDLAAGHSIASLWDGSYTVSGQHVTVKNTWNGNLSNGGSTSFGFNVKYSGAYTAPANCKINGGSCDPGGGGPTTTPTTPTTTTSNPPTSTSTSNPPTTTTSNPNPGAKKNLGYFVQWGVYGRNYHVKNIHTSGSAAKLTHINYAFGNVTNGSCTANDDTYADYDKFYDAGSSVDGVADSWDAGALRGNFNQLRKLKKMYPGLKVLWSFGGWTWSGGFGQASKNPAAFAESCYKLIKDPRWADVFDGIDIDWEYPNACGLTCDTSGPAAIKNVAQALRTKFGSSFLVTAAITADASSGGKLDVADYGPASAYFDWYNVMTYDFFGAWAAQGPTAPHSPLTSYPGIPQQGFTSDDAIQKLKAKGVPASKLLLGIGFYGRGWTGVTQDAPGGTATGAAPGAYEAGIEDYKILKNSCPSTGTIAGTAYAKCGNNWWSYDTPATINGKMGWTKNQGLGGAFFWELSGDTSNGELVTAMRNGLN is encoded by the coding sequence ATGTCGAGAAAAAGATGGCATCTGGTCGGCCTGTTCACGGCCGTGGCGGCGCTGGCGGTCGGTCTGGTGACCGTGCCGGCGAACGCCGCCGGTGGCGTCGGAGCCACCCTGACCAAGGGCTCGGACTGGGGCGCCGGCTGGGAAGGCAAGTACACGATCACCAACAACTCGGGATCGGGCCTGACCAACTGGACGCTCGAGTTCGACCTCGCGGCGGGGCACTCGATCGCCTCGCTGTGGGACGGCAGCTACACCGTCTCCGGCCAGCACGTGACCGTCAAGAACACCTGGAACGGCAACCTTTCCAACGGCGGTTCCACCAGCTTCGGTTTCAACGTCAAGTATTCCGGCGCCTACACCGCGCCCGCCAACTGCAAGATCAACGGCGGCTCCTGTGACCCGGGTGGCGGCGGCCCGACCACGACGCCGACCACACCGACCACCACGACGTCCAATCCCCCGACGTCGACCAGCACGAGCAACCCCCCGACCACCACGACTTCGAACCCGAACCCGGGCGCGAAGAAGAACCTCGGCTACTTCGTGCAGTGGGGCGTCTACGGCCGCAACTATCACGTGAAGAACATCCACACCTCCGGTTCCGCGGCGAAGCTGACGCATATCAACTACGCGTTCGGCAATGTCACCAACGGTTCCTGCACGGCGAACGACGACACCTACGCCGACTACGACAAGTTCTACGACGCCGGGTCCAGTGTGGACGGTGTCGCGGACTCGTGGGACGCGGGCGCGCTGCGCGGTAACTTCAACCAGCTGCGCAAGCTGAAGAAGATGTACCCGGGCCTCAAGGTGCTGTGGTCGTTCGGCGGCTGGACCTGGTCCGGTGGCTTCGGCCAGGCTTCGAAGAACCCGGCCGCGTTCGCGGAATCCTGCTACAAGCTGATCAAGGACCCGCGGTGGGCCGACGTCTTCGACGGCATCGACATCGACTGGGAGTACCCGAACGCCTGTGGTCTCACCTGTGACACCAGCGGCCCCGCCGCGATCAAGAACGTGGCTCAGGCGCTGCGCACCAAGTTCGGTTCCTCGTTCCTGGTCACCGCCGCGATCACCGCGGACGCCAGCAGTGGCGGCAAGCTCGACGTCGCCGACTACGGCCCCGCGTCGGCGTACTTCGACTGGTACAACGTCATGACGTACGACTTCTTCGGCGCTTGGGCGGCGCAGGGTCCGACGGCCCCGCACTCGCCGCTGACCTCGTACCCCGGCATCCCGCAGCAGGGCTTCACCTCCGACGACGCCATCCAGAAGCTCAAGGCCAAGGGCGTCCCGGCGAGCAAGCTGTTGCTGGGTATCGGTTTCTACGGCCGAGGCTGGACCGGTGTCACGCAGGACGCGCCGGGCGGCACCGCGACCGGAGCGGCACCGGGCGCCTACGAGGCGGGCATCGAGGACTACAAGATCCTCAAGAACAGCTGCCCGTCGACCGGCACGATCGCGGGCACCGCGTACGCGAAGTGCGGCAACAACTGGTGGAGCTACGACACTCCCGCGACCATCAACGGAAAGATGGGCTGGACCAAGAACCAGGGTCTCGGCGGCGCGTTCTTCTGGGAACTCAGTGGTGACACCTCCAACGGTGAGCTCGTCACGGCCATGCGCAACGGCCTGAACTGA
- a CDS encoding cellulose binding domain-containing protein: MAKRTWIQAAGLAAAAATAGAVLVIAPASAAGGVGAAFSKGSDWGSGWAGKYTISNNSGSNLPAWTVEFDLPAGHSIASLWDGTYSVSGQHVTVKNTWNGNLSHGGSTSFGFNVKYSGGYVAPVNCKVNGGSCDPGGGGPTTTPTTPTGTTTTSPTTSTPPPPGGRGAPYLYLGWGSPPNPQTVMNATGIKWFTMAFVLSSGGCNPAWDGTRPLQGGVDANAIAQIKAAGGQIVPSFGGWSGNKLGPNCSTPEALAGAYQKVIDAYALKAIDIDIENTDEFENAVVQDRVLNALKIVKANNPGIQTILTFGTTTSGPNSWGQRLIDQSKALDAGIDVYTIMPFDFGGGADMYGNTIKAANGLRDKLKSTFGWNDATAYGHLGISGMNGLSDQRELTSLDTWTRITDWSKTNKIARLAFWSTNRDRGCPNGGVAENCSGIAQNDWDFTRITAAF, translated from the coding sequence GTGGCAAAGCGGACTTGGATCCAGGCCGCCGGCCTGGCCGCCGCTGCCGCAACGGCCGGCGCGGTCCTCGTGATCGCGCCGGCTTCCGCGGCCGGCGGCGTCGGTGCCGCCTTCAGCAAGGGCTCCGATTGGGGCTCCGGCTGGGCGGGCAAGTACACGATCAGCAACAACTCCGGATCGAACCTTCCCGCCTGGACGGTCGAATTCGACCTCCCCGCGGGGCACTCGATCGCCTCGCTGTGGGACGGCACTTACTCGGTCTCCGGCCAGCATGTGACGGTGAAGAACACCTGGAACGGCAACCTTTCCCACGGTGGCAGCACCAGTTTCGGCTTCAACGTCAAGTATTCCGGGGGCTACGTCGCCCCGGTGAACTGCAAGGTCAACGGTGGTTCCTGTGATCCGGGCGGCGGTGGTCCGACCACCACACCGACCACACCGACCGGCACGACCACGACCTCTCCGACCACGAGCACCCCGCCGCCACCCGGGGGCCGTGGCGCGCCGTATCTGTACCTGGGCTGGGGCAGCCCGCCGAACCCGCAGACGGTGATGAACGCGACCGGGATCAAGTGGTTCACGATGGCGTTCGTCCTGTCCTCCGGTGGGTGCAATCCCGCCTGGGACGGCACCCGGCCACTGCAGGGCGGCGTCGACGCGAACGCGATCGCGCAGATCAAGGCCGCGGGCGGGCAGATCGTGCCGTCCTTCGGCGGGTGGAGCGGCAACAAGCTCGGCCCGAACTGCTCGACGCCGGAAGCGCTCGCCGGTGCCTACCAGAAGGTGATCGACGCCTACGCGCTCAAGGCGATCGACATCGACATCGAGAACACCGACGAGTTCGAGAACGCGGTGGTGCAGGATCGCGTCCTGAACGCGCTGAAGATCGTGAAGGCGAACAACCCCGGCATCCAGACCATTCTCACCTTCGGCACGACGACCAGCGGCCCGAACTCCTGGGGCCAGCGGTTGATCGACCAGTCGAAGGCGCTCGACGCCGGGATCGACGTCTACACGATCATGCCGTTCGACTTCGGTGGTGGCGCGGACATGTACGGGAACACCATCAAGGCGGCGAACGGCCTGCGGGACAAGCTGAAGTCGACCTTCGGGTGGAACGACGCCACGGCGTACGGCCACCTGGGCATCAGCGGCATGAACGGTCTCTCGGATCAGCGGGAACTGACGAGTCTCGACACCTGGACCCGGATCACCGACTGGTCCAAGACGAACAAGATCGCCAGGCTCGCGTTCTGGTCGACCAACCGTGACCGGGGCTGCCCGAACGGCGGGGTCGCCGAGAACTGCAGTGGTATCGCTCAGAACGACTGGGACTTCACGCGGATCACCGCGGCCTTCTGA